The Montipora foliosa isolate CH-2021 chromosome 1, ASM3666993v2, whole genome shotgun sequence genome has a window encoding:
- the LOC137976817 gene encoding alpha-1A adrenergic receptor-like isoform X1, producing MRFLMSNSTSSFPSSSSTVPDSLQKGIPRTLLVSILVILSLGTVFGNGIICLAIKSHPALRHVTYLSIFSLAIADLLVGLIAVPSYIAKKFEWNEPLQTIVCDIFRASYFLTGYASILSLCVISVDRLIAIRKPLVYVTIVTQGRVVLVLIIAWIDALVVSSLPFVPWDSNHPHKECNYEPTRWWSIMVIIGNVIFPFLVIVVCYSYMYLTAKSHMKKMATDKKNISHNETLINGRKERNELRGNITIMIVIGVFVACWFPSCFYYFLQTICSECFPESFHSRSLVNAFVKVLTFTSSFVNPLIYCWRSRDFRSVFIRIFIRKKRRFSESITHHIGKHIMRRYADQRSVDVTRPGISKKERGSRKTSKRIAESAT from the exons ATGCG aTTCCTGATGTCTAACTCCACAAGCAGTTTTCCATCTTCTTCAAGTACAGTTCCAGATAGTCTTCAAAAAGGCATTCCCCGAACCTTATTAGTGTCTATTCTGGTCATTCTGTCATTGGGTACTGTTTTTGGCAACGGCATTATATGCCTTGCAATCAAAAGTCATCCTGCCTTGCGTCACGTGACCTACCTGTCAATCTTTAGCCTTGCGATCGCAGACCTATTGGTTGGGCTAATAGCAGTGCCAAGCTACATTGCGAAGAAGTTTGAATGGAACGAGCCTCTTCAAACCATCGTATGTGACATTTTTCGCGCTTCGTACTTCCTCACTGGGTATGCTTCTATTCTTAGCTTGTGTGTCATCAGTGTAGATCGCCTGATCGCAATCCGAAAACCGCTAGTTTATGTGACTATCGTCACGCAAGGCAGAGTTGTCCTGGTGTTGATCATTGCTTGGATTGATGCATTGGTTGTGTCATCGCTTCCTTTTGTGCCCTGGGATTCAAACCATCCTCATAAGGAGTGCAACTACGAACCAACTCGATGGTGGAGTATCATGGTCATTATTGGTAATGTGATTTTTCCATTCCTTGTTATCGTCGTGTGTTATTCCTACATGTATCTCACAGCCAAATCTCACATGAAGAAAATGGCGACTGACAAGAAAAATATTAGTCACAATGAAACACTCATTAATGGTAGAAAGGAGCGGAATGAACTTCGAGGgaacatcacaataatgattgTTATTGGCGTTTTTGTGGCGTGCTGGTTTCCATCTTGCTTTTACTACTTTCTGCAAACAATTTGCTCAGAGTGTTTTCCTGAATCGTTTCATTCTCGAAGTCTTGTCAATGCTTTTGTTAAGGTGCTTACCTTTACATCATCTTTTGTCAATCCTTTAATTTACTGCTGGAGGAGTCGTGACTTTAGAAGTGTGTTTATAAGGATTTTTATTCGGAAGAAAAGAAGGTTTTCTGAATCAATTACCCATCACATCGGAAAACACATTATGAGGCGATACGCTGACCAAAGGAGCGTGGACGTCACAAGGCCAGGTAtctcaaagaaagaaagaggaaGCAGGAAAACGTCGAAAAGGATTGCTGAGAGTGCTACGTAA
- the LOC137976817 gene encoding alpha-1B adrenergic receptor-like isoform X2, translated as MSNSTSSFPSSSSTVPDSLQKGIPRTLLVSILVILSLGTVFGNGIICLAIKSHPALRHVTYLSIFSLAIADLLVGLIAVPSYIAKKFEWNEPLQTIVCDIFRASYFLTGYASILSLCVISVDRLIAIRKPLVYVTIVTQGRVVLVLIIAWIDALVVSSLPFVPWDSNHPHKECNYEPTRWWSIMVIIGNVIFPFLVIVVCYSYMYLTAKSHMKKMATDKKNISHNETLINGRKERNELRGNITIMIVIGVFVACWFPSCFYYFLQTICSECFPESFHSRSLVNAFVKVLTFTSSFVNPLIYCWRSRDFRSVFIRIFIRKKRRFSESITHHIGKHIMRRYADQRSVDVTRPGISKKERGSRKTSKRIAESAT; from the coding sequence ATGTCTAACTCCACAAGCAGTTTTCCATCTTCTTCAAGTACAGTTCCAGATAGTCTTCAAAAAGGCATTCCCCGAACCTTATTAGTGTCTATTCTGGTCATTCTGTCATTGGGTACTGTTTTTGGCAACGGCATTATATGCCTTGCAATCAAAAGTCATCCTGCCTTGCGTCACGTGACCTACCTGTCAATCTTTAGCCTTGCGATCGCAGACCTATTGGTTGGGCTAATAGCAGTGCCAAGCTACATTGCGAAGAAGTTTGAATGGAACGAGCCTCTTCAAACCATCGTATGTGACATTTTTCGCGCTTCGTACTTCCTCACTGGGTATGCTTCTATTCTTAGCTTGTGTGTCATCAGTGTAGATCGCCTGATCGCAATCCGAAAACCGCTAGTTTATGTGACTATCGTCACGCAAGGCAGAGTTGTCCTGGTGTTGATCATTGCTTGGATTGATGCATTGGTTGTGTCATCGCTTCCTTTTGTGCCCTGGGATTCAAACCATCCTCATAAGGAGTGCAACTACGAACCAACTCGATGGTGGAGTATCATGGTCATTATTGGTAATGTGATTTTTCCATTCCTTGTTATCGTCGTGTGTTATTCCTACATGTATCTCACAGCCAAATCTCACATGAAGAAAATGGCGACTGACAAGAAAAATATTAGTCACAATGAAACACTCATTAATGGTAGAAAGGAGCGGAATGAACTTCGAGGgaacatcacaataatgattgTTATTGGCGTTTTTGTGGCGTGCTGGTTTCCATCTTGCTTTTACTACTTTCTGCAAACAATTTGCTCAGAGTGTTTTCCTGAATCGTTTCATTCTCGAAGTCTTGTCAATGCTTTTGTTAAGGTGCTTACCTTTACATCATCTTTTGTCAATCCTTTAATTTACTGCTGGAGGAGTCGTGACTTTAGAAGTGTGTTTATAAGGATTTTTATTCGGAAGAAAAGAAGGTTTTCTGAATCAATTACCCATCACATCGGAAAACACATTATGAGGCGATACGCTGACCAAAGGAGCGTGGACGTCACAAGGCCAGGTAtctcaaagaaagaaagaggaaGCAGGAAAACGTCGAAAAGGATTGCTGAGAGTGCTACGTAA